A single region of the Sulfitobacter geojensis genome encodes:
- a CDS encoding corrinoid protein, whose product MSEEDEIILSELDDEELVQQMFDDLYDGLKEEIEEGVNILLERKWAPYDVLTKALVGGMTIVGADFRDGILFVPEVLLAANAMKGGMAILKPLLAETGAPRVGKMVIGTVKGDIHDIGKNLVGMMMEGAGFEVVDLGINNPVENYLSALEAEDADILGMSALLTTTMPYMKVVIDTMVEQGIRDDFIVLVGGAPLNEEFGKAIGADAYCRDAAVAVETAKEWVARKHNQTQSA is encoded by the coding sequence ATGTCCGAAGAAGACGAAATCATCCTGTCCGAACTCGACGACGAAGAACTTGTTCAACAGATGTTCGACGACCTTTATGACGGCCTCAAGGAAGAGATCGAAGAAGGCGTGAACATTCTGCTGGAACGCAAATGGGCCCCCTATGATGTGCTGACAAAAGCGCTGGTGGGCGGCATGACCATTGTGGGGGCCGATTTCCGCGATGGTATCCTGTTTGTGCCAGAGGTGTTGCTGGCCGCCAACGCGATGAAGGGTGGCATGGCCATCCTGAAACCTCTGCTGGCCGAAACCGGTGCGCCCCGTGTGGGCAAGATGGTGATCGGCACCGTCAAAGGCGACATTCACGACATCGGCAAGAACCTTGTCGGAATGATGATGGAAGGTGCAGGATTTGAAGTTGTCGATCTGGGCATTAACAACCCCGTCGAAAACTATCTGTCAGCGCTCGAGGCCGAAGACGCTGATATCCTTGGCATGTCCGCGCTTTTGACCACAACCATGCCTTATATGAAGGTTGTGATCGACACGATGGTCGAACAGGGCATCCGCGATGATTTTATCGTGCTGGTTGGCGGCGCGCCCTTGAACGAAGAGTTCGGCAAAGCCATAGGCGCCGACGCCTACTGTCGCGACGCGGCCGTTGCGGTGGAAACCGCGAAAGAATGGGTGGCCCGCAAACACAATCAGACCCAATCGGCCTGA
- a CDS encoding DUF1638 domain-containing protein produces MIPTDAQLTEEGLPLDIAKGRILLIACGALAREIIDLKAANGWDHLDLTCLPAKYHLYPEKITQAVRDSVNKHRNAYSEIFVVYADCGTGGLLQAACDEMGVQMVAGPHCYSFFEGNDAFAEKADREFTSFYLTDFLVRQFDAFIWKPMGLDRHPDLRDMYFGNYEKLIYQAQTDDPALTAKAQACAARLGLPFERRFTGYGDLHTALADLSTTQGDIQS; encoded by the coding sequence ATGATCCCCACAGACGCCCAATTGACCGAAGAAGGCCTGCCGCTCGACATCGCCAAGGGGCGCATCCTGCTGATCGCCTGCGGCGCTCTAGCGCGCGAAATCATCGACCTGAAAGCGGCGAATGGTTGGGATCATCTGGATCTGACCTGCCTGCCCGCCAAATATCATCTTTACCCTGAGAAAATCACTCAAGCCGTGCGCGACAGCGTCAACAAACACCGTAACGCCTATTCAGAGATTTTTGTGGTCTATGCCGATTGCGGAACCGGTGGTCTGTTACAGGCCGCTTGCGATGAAATGGGCGTGCAAATGGTTGCCGGACCGCATTGCTACAGCTTTTTCGAGGGCAATGACGCTTTTGCCGAAAAGGCGGATCGCGAGTTCACCAGCTTTTATCTGACCGATTTTCTGGTGCGCCAGTTTGATGCCTTCATCTGGAAGCCCATGGGGTTGGACCGCCATCCCGATCTGCGCGATATGTACTTTGGCAACTATGAAAAGCTGATCTATCAGGCCCAAACGGATGACCCAGCGCTGACTGCCAAAGCACAGGCATGCGCCGCGCGGCTTGGCCTGCCGTTCGAGCGTCGGTTTACCGGTTACGGCGATCTGCACACGGCGCTGGCAGACCTGAGCACAACCCAAGGTGACATTCAGAGTTGA
- a CDS encoding glycosyltransferase family 61 protein encodes MDPIRHTVEDAETLIAKGYFEAAAQRLDRAIERYGARPWLVGLRHKHRLEHVPTGQAAQPQSAGDTNYARLSTASAQPYQVQSLSDWPPFQPPLPPDVGAYYMFHDTIPDQPPQPARRLYRIPNATLSIDRTRGRLSGFYIFDEEGNHLPELSFGTTPFRLRSGIHNLHQPVGFIDDRFSKFNVCHLWFDKLPRIFELREGAPDLSQFLMTTDTSYTAEIMETLGISLVSHSGFTGPEITLRMPELVISSNSVRTAHPAHQCYRHFARPVAALNTASLAPKTPTRRIYIDRSAAATRRLINADAIWAVLQARGFEALRLEDLSFAEQRSAFANAQAVVGVHGAGLANVIFCQTGTPVIEILPATYATRAFWYAAAYFGLSYRPLVAALSPDAAPVDYARFVQKRDQQNRADVYVDPAKLSAHLDRVLQVAD; translated from the coding sequence ATGGACCCGATACGACACACGGTTGAGGACGCGGAAACACTGATCGCCAAAGGCTATTTCGAGGCGGCAGCACAGCGGCTGGATCGGGCGATTGAACGCTACGGCGCACGCCCTTGGCTTGTTGGTCTGCGCCACAAACACCGTCTGGAACACGTGCCGACCGGCCAAGCGGCACAACCACAATCGGCGGGGGATACAAATTATGCCAGGCTCTCAACGGCATCCGCACAGCCCTACCAAGTTCAAAGCCTTTCGGATTGGCCGCCCTTCCAACCGCCCCTGCCACCGGACGTCGGGGCCTATTACATGTTCCACGACACCATACCGGATCAGCCCCCGCAGCCGGCGCGCCGCTTGTATCGCATCCCCAATGCCACACTCAGTATTGATCGCACCCGCGGCCGGCTTTCGGGGTTCTACATCTTCGATGAGGAAGGCAACCACCTGCCCGAGTTGTCCTTCGGCACGACGCCCTTTCGTTTGCGCAGCGGTATTCACAACCTGCACCAGCCGGTCGGTTTCATCGACGACCGGTTCTCCAAATTCAACGTTTGCCATCTGTGGTTCGACAAACTGCCGCGCATCTTTGAGCTGCGCGAGGGAGCCCCTGATCTGTCGCAGTTTCTGATGACAACGGACACCAGCTATACCGCTGAAATCATGGAGACTTTGGGGATTTCGCTTGTCAGTCACAGCGGTTTTACCGGCCCCGAAATAACCCTGCGCATGCCCGAACTTGTGATCAGTTCGAATTCGGTGCGCACCGCACATCCCGCCCATCAGTGTTACCGCCACTTTGCCCGTCCTGTCGCCGCCCTGAACACGGCGTCCCTTGCCCCCAAAACACCGACCAGACGGATTTATATTGACCGCAGCGCTGCGGCGACACGCCGTTTGATCAATGCAGACGCAATTTGGGCCGTGCTGCAAGCGCGCGGGTTTGAGGCGCTGCGGCTTGAAGATCTGTCATTCGCCGAACAACGCAGTGCCTTTGCCAATGCGCAAGCGGTGGTCGGTGTGCACGGCGCGGGACTGGCGAATGTGATTTTCTGCCAAACCGGCACGCCGGTGATTGAAATCCTGCCCGCCACCTATGCCACGCGCGCGTTCTGGTATGCCGCCGCGTATTTTGGCCTGAGCTATCGCCCCCTTGTCGCTGCCCTGTCGCCAGATGCAGCCCCAGTGGATTATGCGCGCTTTGTGCAAAAACGCGACCAACAGAACCGTGCAGACGTCTATGTCGATCCGGCCAAACTGTCGGCGCATCTGGACCGCGTTCTTCAGGTGGCGGATTAG
- a CDS encoding SufE family protein codes for MANAAFEELVEDFEFLDDWEDRYRHVIDQGKAMEALEEALRVPATKVDGCASQVWLHAQVEDSKLHFDGASDAMIVSGLIAVLRILYNGLTPAEVLAVDARAEMGRLGLNDHLSAQRSNGLRAMIERVRETAAAT; via the coding sequence ATGGCCAATGCCGCGTTTGAAGAGCTTGTCGAGGATTTTGAATTTCTGGACGATTGGGAAGACCGTTACCGCCATGTGATTGATCAGGGCAAGGCGATGGAGGCGCTTGAAGAGGCGTTGCGCGTCCCTGCGACCAAGGTGGACGGCTGCGCCTCGCAGGTCTGGCTGCATGCCCAAGTCGAAGACAGCAAGCTGCATTTCGACGGTGCGTCCGATGCGATGATCGTGTCGGGGCTGATCGCGGTGCTGCGGATTCTCTATAACGGGCTGACCCCCGCAGAAGTGCTGGCGGTCGATGCGCGCGCCGAAATGGGGCGTTTGGGCTTGAACGATCACCTTTCTGCCCAGCGTTCCAACGGGTTGCGCGCGATGATTGAACGGGTGCGGGAGACCGCAGCCGCGACCTAA
- a CDS encoding RidA family protein, with amino-acid sequence MSEITRYHSNQRMSQIVTHGDTIYLAGQVGTAGASVAQQTQDCLDQIDALLAEVGSDKTRILQSVIWLHSMDDFAEMNGVWDAWVPEGHAPARACGEAKLAKPEFTVEIIVTAAK; translated from the coding sequence ATGTCCGAGATCACGCGCTATCATTCCAACCAACGTATGAGCCAGATTGTGACCCATGGCGATACGATCTATCTGGCCGGTCAGGTCGGCACTGCTGGTGCCTCTGTTGCGCAGCAAACGCAGGATTGTCTGGATCAGATTGACGCGCTGCTGGCCGAAGTCGGATCAGACAAGACGCGCATCCTGCAATCCGTCATCTGGCTGCACAGCATGGATGATTTTGCCGAGATGAATGGCGTTTGGGACGCTTGGGTGCCAGAAGGCCATGCGCCCGCACGTGCTTGCGGCGAGGCCAAATTGGCCAAGCCGGAATTCACTGTTGAAATCATCGTGACAGCGGCGAAGTAA
- the rnd gene encoding ribonuclease D: MKTITTTADLAEFCAQAAQHPYVTVDTEFLRERTYYSKLCLVQLAMPGTDDSGAVLLDPLSDGISLEPLYDLFRDTSVVKVFHAARQDLEIFFVDAQVFPEPLFDTQVAAMVCGFGEQVGYETLVRKICHEGVDKSSRFTDWSRRPLSEAQKKYALADVTHLRQIYEFLAEKLEESGRARWVKEELTILTSPDTYITAPQDAWKRVKTRTNSPKFLGIVRELAAFREDYAQKRNVPRNRVYKDDALVELASLKPTNHEELSRARLLLREARKGDIAEGILAGIAKGVKAKPEDLPKPDRSREKLQVNPALADLLRVLLKAKTEQAGVAAKLIAPASDLDAIAGGMRNVPALKGWRLEVFGTDALRLCEGKIALTANGNDVQVVEV; the protein is encoded by the coding sequence ATGAAAACAATAACAACAACCGCCGACCTCGCTGAATTTTGCGCGCAGGCCGCACAGCACCCCTATGTCACTGTAGATACAGAGTTTTTGCGCGAGCGGACCTATTACTCCAAGCTTTGTCTGGTGCAACTGGCGATGCCGGGAACTGACGATTCCGGCGCGGTTTTGCTGGATCCCTTGTCTGACGGTATTTCACTTGAACCGCTTTATGATCTGTTTCGCGACACATCTGTGGTCAAGGTATTTCACGCGGCACGTCAGGATCTGGAAATTTTCTTTGTCGATGCGCAGGTCTTTCCTGAACCGCTGTTTGACACACAGGTCGCGGCCATGGTGTGCGGCTTTGGCGAACAGGTGGGGTATGAAACACTGGTGCGCAAGATTTGCCATGAGGGCGTAGACAAGTCATCGCGGTTCACCGATTGGTCGCGCCGCCCCTTGTCTGAAGCGCAAAAGAAATACGCGCTGGCCGACGTGACGCATCTGCGCCAGATTTACGAGTTTCTGGCCGAAAAGCTGGAAGAAAGCGGGCGGGCGCGTTGGGTCAAGGAAGAGCTGACCATCCTGACCTCGCCCGACACCTATATCACAGCGCCGCAAGATGCATGGAAACGGGTCAAGACGCGGACGAATTCGCCGAAATTCCTTGGCATTGTGCGCGAACTGGCGGCCTTTCGCGAGGATTACGCGCAGAAACGCAATGTGCCGCGCAACCGTGTGTATAAGGACGATGCGCTGGTTGAACTGGCCAGTCTGAAACCCACCAACCACGAAGAACTAAGCCGTGCGCGGTTGCTGTTGCGCGAAGCCCGGAAGGGCGACATCGCCGAAGGTATTCTGGCCGGGATCGCCAAGGGCGTAAAAGCAAAGCCTGAAGACCTGCCAAAACCCGACCGCAGCCGCGAAAAACTGCAGGTCAACCCTGCGTTGGCTGACCTGTTGCGGGTATTGCTGAAGGCGAAAACCGAACAGGCCGGCGTTGCGGCGAAACTGATCGCACCGGCGTCTGATCTGGATGCGATCGCGGGGGGCATGCGCAATGTGCCGGCCTTGAAGGGCTGGCGGCTTGAGGTGTTTGGCACCGATGCGTTGCGCCTGTGCGAGGGCAAGATTGCGCTGACGGCGAACGGCAACGATGTGCAAGTGGTCGAGGTTTAA
- the purN gene encoding phosphoribosylglycinamide formyltransferase: protein MTTRVAIFLSGGGSNMRALVEDMTAPDAPPSQDHPARPCVVFSNQVDAGGIAWAKARGIPTEVVDHRPFAGDRTAFEQAISAVLAPHAPDMICLAGFMRKLTGGFTDQWAGRMINIHPSLLPKYKGLHTHQRALDAGDARHGCTVHEVTAALDDGPILGQASLEIAAEDTAETLAARVLTLEHQLYPAVLRRFAAGNRKPLLLQG, encoded by the coding sequence TTGACCACACGGGTTGCGATTTTCCTGTCCGGTGGCGGGTCCAACATGCGGGCGCTGGTCGAAGATATGACAGCGCCGGACGCACCTCCGTCACAAGACCACCCCGCGCGGCCCTGTGTTGTGTTTTCAAATCAGGTTGATGCCGGCGGGATCGCATGGGCAAAAGCGCGCGGCATTCCCACAGAAGTGGTGGATCACCGTCCCTTTGCGGGGGATCGCACAGCGTTTGAGCAAGCGATCAGCGCCGTCTTGGCCCCGCATGCGCCTGACATGATCTGTCTGGCCGGTTTCATGCGTAAACTGACGGGGGGGTTTACGGACCAATGGGCGGGCCGGATGATCAATATCCATCCGTCGTTACTGCCTAAATACAAAGGCTTGCACACGCACCAACGCGCGTTGGATGCAGGCGATGCGCGCCACGGCTGTACGGTCCATGAGGTCACAGCGGCGCTGGATGACGGGCCGATCCTTGGGCAGGCCAGCTTGGAGATCGCCGCCGAAGACACCGCTGAAACGCTGGCGGCGCGGGTGCTCACGCTGGAACACCAGCTTTATCCTGCCGTATTGCGCCGCTTTGCTGCAGGCAACCGCAAGCCGTTGTTGTTGCAAGGCTGA
- the purM gene encoding phosphoribosylformylglycinamidine cyclo-ligase, producing MTKNGLTYADAGVDIDAGNALVERIKPAAKRTARPGTMSGLGGFGALFDLKAAGFVDPVLVAATDGVGTKLRIAIDTGNVDGIGIDLVAMCVNDLVCQGAEPLFFLDYFATGKLELDQATRIIEGIAEGCALSGCALIGGETAEMPGMYHAGDFDLAGFSVGAMERGTELPRDVSEGDVLLGLPSDGVHSNGYSLVRRIVETSGLAWEDACPWGEGTLGAALLTPTKLYVKGAVAALRGDCVAALAHITGGGLTENLPRVLPEGLGAEIDLTAWDLPPVFKWLAATGGMAEAELLKTFNSGVGMISVVAADQVDAAKAAFATDGHHAFEMGRITAGAGVTYKGSLL from the coding sequence ATGACAAAGAACGGGTTGACCTACGCTGATGCAGGCGTCGATATCGACGCAGGAAACGCGCTTGTTGAGCGGATCAAACCGGCGGCAAAACGTACCGCGCGGCCCGGCACCATGTCCGGTTTAGGCGGGTTCGGCGCGCTGTTTGATCTGAAGGCTGCGGGGTTTGTCGACCCAGTGCTGGTCGCCGCCACAGACGGTGTGGGCACCAAGCTGCGCATCGCGATTGACACCGGCAATGTCGACGGGATTGGCATTGATCTGGTGGCGATGTGCGTCAACGATCTGGTCTGCCAAGGGGCTGAACCATTGTTTTTCCTCGACTATTTCGCAACCGGCAAGCTGGAGCTGGATCAGGCGACGCGCATCATCGAAGGCATCGCCGAGGGCTGCGCCCTGTCCGGTTGCGCGCTGATCGGCGGCGAAACCGCCGAGATGCCGGGGATGTATCATGCCGGTGATTTCGATCTGGCGGGCTTTTCTGTTGGTGCAATGGAGCGGGGCACGGAGTTGCCGCGCGATGTCTCTGAGGGGGATGTTTTGTTGGGCTTGCCCAGCGATGGTGTGCATTCCAACGGGTATTCACTGGTGCGCCGGATTGTCGAAACCTCCGGTCTGGCGTGGGAAGATGCCTGTCCGTGGGGCGAGGGCACGCTGGGTGCGGCGCTGCTGACGCCGACAAAACTATACGTCAAAGGTGCGGTTGCGGCCTTGCGGGGCGATTGCGTCGCGGCATTGGCCCATATCACCGGCGGGGGGCTTACCGAAAACCTGCCACGGGTTCTGCCCGAAGGTCTGGGGGCCGAGATTGACCTGACCGCATGGGATTTACCGCCGGTCTTTAAATGGTTGGCAGCCACGGGCGGCATGGCCGAGGCCGAACTGCTTAAAACCTTTAACTCCGGTGTTGGCATGATCTCCGTTGTTGCCGCCGATCAGGTCGACGCGGCAAAGGCGGCATTTGCAACAGACGGTCATCATGCCTTTGAAATGGGTCGGATCACTGCAGGGGCAGGGGTCACCTATAAGGGCAGTCTGCTTTGA
- a CDS encoding OmpA family protein, with the protein MSFLKENIVWIAPTAAIVLVATGFLDRENGFSFFGSDRQQTEITDAQFEQQRLAEFNASVVAALANPIDTTAAATDVDPATADTASVDVTRNAPVDLLEVAPAPQVAPAAQVAPFDSDSAADFFASAQANLAVANNCEQELGELAASARIYFPTGGLSAEEAGLSAARLLGMVLKDCPGFGVQVEGHSDPSGDSRSNQVLSKQRAEAVINRLAASGIDTAGFAAVGFGDTRPSNVRGEKTAAYYDRRVEFSIVQSAQKASVNFSAKPWQEPVAADCVAELATKAALARQYYAPGSIIAPAGEMGAVIALATEVAQCDGAWLRIVGQHSDRAGNRENVSTGRLRALAMRNALLSAGYTQGRILVGAPSYAVNVDGEPGLPQSRVDFQVVSD; encoded by the coding sequence ATGTCATTTCTCAAGGAGAATATTGTCTGGATCGCGCCGACAGCCGCGATTGTGTTGGTCGCAACGGGGTTTCTGGACCGCGAAAACGGTTTTTCGTTTTTCGGATCAGACCGACAGCAGACCGAAATCACAGACGCGCAGTTTGAACAACAACGGCTTGCGGAGTTCAACGCTTCGGTGGTCGCTGCATTGGCCAACCCGATCGATACGACGGCGGCTGCCACCGACGTCGATCCTGCCACAGCGGATACCGCTTCGGTTGATGTGACGCGAAACGCACCCGTTGATCTGCTAGAGGTCGCACCGGCACCGCAGGTTGCGCCTGCCGCTCAGGTTGCGCCGTTTGACAGCGATAGTGCGGCAGATTTCTTTGCTTCAGCGCAGGCGAATCTGGCGGTGGCGAACAATTGCGAACAGGAACTGGGTGAATTGGCCGCTTCCGCCCGGATATATTTCCCGACGGGTGGCCTGTCCGCCGAGGAAGCAGGCCTGTCTGCCGCCCGTTTGCTTGGCATGGTCCTGAAAGACTGCCCCGGATTCGGCGTGCAGGTCGAAGGCCATTCCGATCCGTCAGGGGATTCGCGTTCAAATCAGGTGCTCAGCAAGCAGCGCGCGGAAGCGGTGATCAACCGTCTGGCCGCCTCTGGCATCGACACCGCCGGTTTTGCGGCAGTCGGGTTTGGCGATACGCGCCCCTCCAATGTCAGGGGCGAGAAAACGGCCGCCTATTACGACCGTCGTGTCGAGTTTTCGATTGTTCAGTCGGCACAGAAAGCCAGCGTGAACTTTTCCGCCAAGCCGTGGCAGGAACCTGTCGCGGCGGATTGCGTGGCGGAGCTGGCAACCAAAGCGGCGTTGGCGCGCCAGTACTACGCACCGGGGTCGATCATTGCACCTGCGGGTGAAATGGGCGCGGTGATCGCACTTGCTACTGAAGTGGCTCAATGTGACGGCGCTTGGCTGCGCATTGTCGGGCAACACTCTGATCGTGCGGGCAATCGCGAAAATGTTTCTACGGGTCGTCTGCGGGCCTTGGCGATGCGCAATGCCTTGTTGTCGGCGGGCTACACGCAAGGCCGGATTTTGGTCGGCGCGCCCTCTTACGCGGTCAACGTAGACGGCGAACCGGGGCTGCCGCAGTCGCGTGTGGATTTTCAGGTGGTTTCCGACTGA
- a CDS encoding DUF4442 domain-containing protein: MTPFDMIKSHLDTAVPFANHVGVKLLEIADGTASAELDQRDEVSNHIQSMHAGAMFTLGEAASGAAMAGALAPVILNMRPVAAVASIAFKKVAKGKLTAHAKTSRDGAALMAAISAEGKVAFDVQVDIRDSSGDTVVEMTVNWYVSANR, from the coding sequence GTGACCCCATTCGACATGATCAAATCCCACCTCGACACTGCTGTGCCATTTGCCAACCACGTCGGCGTTAAACTGCTCGAGATCGCGGATGGGACGGCCAGCGCGGAACTGGACCAGCGCGACGAAGTGTCCAACCACATCCAGTCGATGCACGCAGGCGCGATGTTCACGCTGGGCGAGGCGGCATCCGGTGCAGCGATGGCGGGGGCGCTGGCTCCGGTCATCCTGAACATGCGCCCTGTTGCAGCTGTTGCCAGTATCGCGTTCAAAAAGGTGGCCAAGGGCAAGCTGACAGCGCACGCCAAAACGTCGCGGGACGGTGCGGCTTTGATGGCAGCAATCAGCGCGGAGGGTAAAGTCGCATTTGACGTGCAGGTAGATATCCGTGATTCGTCCGGTGATACGGTCGTTGAAATGACGGTGAACTGGTACGTCAGTGCCAATCGATAG
- a CDS encoding ATP-binding protein yields MSFLWLKHYMPRGIYGRAALILLLPVVIIQLVVTVLFAQRHFEGVTHQMTDTVLRELALVLEVVEDAPNRAGVPAAVAAQLGALAIDVTPVEKADLPAGNRMRWYDYSGRVSARRLADHLAGFQALDLNNSNLVRVFVQTEKGPLEISFDRRRISASNPHQLFVYTIFFGFLMTFIAFVYLRNQLRPIKRLAQVAESFGRGRHEPYSPSGAVEVRSAGNAFIDMRNRIERHIEQRTLMLSGVSHDLRTPLTRMRLSLSMLEDDEADPLMQDVDDMQRMLDEFLNFAKGAAEGTPEDVTPYDLVNEIVTEAQRGGRDVVLLDREGDGRGTVKLRVVAIRRAIDNLISNAVRYGARAEVSVMLTDKTLRFRVEDDGPGIPEDRRAEATRAFTRLDPSRNQDLGGGVGLGLAIATDIARAHGGVLRLGESRRMGGLRADIVIAR; encoded by the coding sequence ATGTCCTTCCTCTGGCTCAAACACTATATGCCGCGCGGCATTTACGGGCGGGCCGCGCTGATCCTGCTGTTGCCGGTTGTGATCATCCAGCTGGTTGTCACCGTGCTGTTTGCGCAGCGCCATTTTGAGGGCGTGACCCATCAGATGACCGATACGGTGCTGCGTGAACTGGCGCTGGTGCTTGAAGTAGTCGAGGACGCACCAAATCGCGCGGGCGTACCCGCCGCAGTCGCGGCGCAGTTGGGGGCGCTGGCCATTGATGTGACACCGGTGGAGAAGGCGGACCTGCCAGCGGGCAACCGGATGCGGTGGTATGATTATTCGGGGCGGGTCAGTGCCAGACGTCTAGCGGATCATCTGGCGGGGTTTCAGGCGCTGGATCTGAACAACAGCAACCTCGTTCGGGTATTTGTGCAGACGGAAAAAGGACCGCTGGAAATCTCCTTTGACCGGCGTCGGATTTCAGCAAGCAATCCACACCAGCTGTTTGTTTACACCATTTTCTTCGGCTTCCTGATGACTTTCATCGCCTTTGTTTATCTGCGTAACCAGTTGCGGCCGATCAAACGTCTGGCTCAGGTGGCTGAATCTTTCGGGCGGGGCCGGCATGAACCCTATTCACCGTCAGGTGCGGTCGAGGTGCGCAGCGCCGGCAATGCCTTTATTGACATGCGCAACCGGATCGAGCGTCACATTGAACAGCGCACCTTGATGTTGTCGGGGGTCAGCCATGATCTGCGGACGCCGCTCACACGGATGCGGCTTAGCCTGTCGATGCTTGAGGACGACGAGGCCGACCCCTTGATGCAGGACGTGGATGACATGCAGCGCATGCTGGATGAATTCCTGAATTTTGCCAAAGGGGCGGCCGAGGGTACGCCGGAGGACGTGACACCCTATGACCTTGTCAACGAGATCGTGACCGAAGCGCAACGCGGTGGACGTGACGTTGTCCTGCTTGACCGTGAAGGGGACGGCAGGGGCACGGTTAAATTGCGGGTGGTGGCGATACGGCGGGCGATTGACAACCTGATCTCCAATGCGGTGCGGTACGGCGCGCGGGCGGAGGTGTCTGTGATGCTGACCGATAAAACGCTGCGCTTCAGGGTCGAGGATGACGGGCCGGGCATCCCCGAAGACCGGCGCGCCGAAGCCACGCGCGCCTTTACCCGTCTTGATCCGTCGCGCAATCAGGATCTGGGCGGCGGTGTTGGTCTGGGTCTGGCGATTGCGACCGATATTGCGCGTGCGCATGGCGGGGTGCTGCGTCTGGGCGAATCGCGCCGCATGGGCGGGTTGCGGGCCGACATCGTGATCGCGCGCTAG
- a CDS encoding MBL fold metallo-hydrolase — protein MLPPDDFDPAIGIAEDLEAGLRRIVAPNPSPMTYRGTNTYLLGTRGLAVIDPGPEGAAHLQAILDAVGPDQKITHIIVTHTHLDHSPLARPLADACGAPIYAFGDATAGRSAVMQTLATGGLIGGGEGIDGDFTPDNLLADGAVLQGDGWQLEALHTPGHIGNHLSLAWKDACFTADHVMGWASSLVSPPDGDLTDFMASCAKLAARDWRVFYPGHGAPVTDPAARLDWLISHRMSREAAILRALESAPATARTIAEQVYAGTPPALLGAATRNVLAHLVDLTGKSRVSPLGPLHAEAEFQLAVR, from the coding sequence ATGCTGCCCCCTGACGACTTTGACCCCGCCATTGGCATTGCCGAAGATCTGGAAGCCGGTTTGCGCAGAATCGTCGCGCCGAATCCGTCGCCAATGACCTACCGTGGCACGAACACCTATCTGCTTGGCACGCGCGGCCTTGCGGTGATCGACCCCGGTCCCGAGGGCGCGGCTCACCTACAGGCGATTCTCGATGCGGTGGGGCCGGATCAGAAGATTACCCATATCATCGTGACCCACACCCATCTTGATCACTCCCCCCTTGCGCGTCCGCTGGCAGATGCCTGCGGTGCGCCCATCTATGCTTTCGGGGATGCCACCGCGGGACGTTCCGCTGTGATGCAAACACTTGCAACCGGCGGCCTGATCGGTGGCGGCGAAGGCATCGACGGCGATTTCACCCCTGACAACCTGCTTGCCGATGGCGCGGTTTTGCAGGGCGACGGATGGCAGCTCGAAGCGCTCCACACGCCCGGTCATATTGGCAACCACCTGTCGCTTGCATGGAAAGACGCCTGTTTTACGGCAGATCACGTCATGGGCTGGGCGTCGTCGCTGGTTTCGCCACCGGACGGTGACCTGACGGATTTCATGGCCTCCTGCGCGAAACTGGCCGCGCGCGACTGGCGTGTTTTCTACCCCGGCCACGGGGCCCCCGTCACCGACCCTGCCGCACGTCTGGATTGGCTGATCAGCCACCGCATGTCGCGCGAGGCCGCCATTTTGCGGGCGCTGGAGTCAGCCCCCGCCACTGCCCGCACCATCGCCGAGCAGGTCTACGCGGGAACGCCCCCCGCGCTGCTAGGGGCCGCAACCCGCAATGTTCTTGCCCACCTTGTTGATCTCACGGGAAAATCCCGCGTTTCCCCGCTCGGTCCGCTGCATGCAGAGGCCGAATTCCAGCTCGCCGTAAGGTAA